Part of the Synergistota bacterium genome, AGGTCACCTCCTGAGGGGTTTTAGTTATGCTCTTATTGTAGTATACATCATTTCATGGTATAATGATACCGCAATGGGTCAAATTCTTAAAGTAGAAGGTCTCACTAAGGATTTTGGGGGCTTAAGAGCTCTTTCAAATTATGCTCTTTCCCTGGAGGAAGGGGAGCTGGTTGGTCTTATAGGGCCTAATGGGGCTGGTAAGACGACGGTGTTCAATTTGCTTACCGGTGTTATCAAGCCAACCGCTGGAAGGATATGCTTCAGGGGGGTTGACATCACTGGAAAAAGGCCTGATAAGATAGCCGCTCTCGGAATGTCAAGAACTTTTCAGAATATAAGATTGTTTGGAGCTTTAAGCGTAATAGACAATCTTAAGGTAGCCTACCATATGCATAGAAGATATGGCTTAGTAAGTGCTCTTTTAGGCTTTTCTTCCTTCAAACGGGAGGAGATGGAAATAGAGCAAAGGGCTTTAGAACTGCTTGAGCTCTTCGATATAGAGAGGTACAAAGATAGGCGCGCGGATTCCCTTCCGTATGGCGATCAGAGAAAGGTTGAGATAGTTCGTGCTCTCATGACGGGTCCGGAGCTTCTTCTTCTTGATGAACCTGCGTGTGGTATGAATCCTCAGGAGACGGAGGAGCTGATGGAGCTTATAAAGAGAATAAGAGAGGAATTTTCCCTTACCATTTTTCTCATAGAGCATGACATGAAAGTCGTAATGGGAATATGCGAGCGCATTCAGGTTCTGAACAAAGGGGAGCTTCTGGCTGAGGGTAAACCGGAGGAGATAAGAGAGAACCCCAAGGTTATAGAAGCTTATCTTGGGAGGAGAAA contains:
- a CDS encoding ABC transporter ATP-binding protein; this translates as MGQILKVEGLTKDFGGLRALSNYALSLEEGELVGLIGPNGAGKTTVFNLLTGVIKPTAGRICFRGVDITGKRPDKIAALGMSRTFQNIRLFGALSVIDNLKVAYHMHRRYGLVSALLGFSSFKREEMEIEQRALELLELFDIERYKDRRADSLPYGDQRKVEIVRALMTGPELLLLDEPACGMNPQETEELMELIKRIREEFSLTIFLIEHDMKVVMGICERIQVLNKGELLAEGKPEEIRENPKVIEAYLGRRKSVA